The following coding sequences are from one Apodemus sylvaticus chromosome X, mApoSyl1.1, whole genome shotgun sequence window:
- the LOC127675406 gene encoding uncharacterized protein LOC127675406, whose translation MKDLRRYLMFKYIQYLVLPSPNIVITLLGSLASIYAMLILTFPSVSRKSTAVFIGSIAQADILVGCRMFSAVSACMIRSEPSSASFQSALRQNFQIANIDASSLLLSCVSLEAFLITFLLVETRHIRNVRCARVASKIIWAVVIIECFLHQLECVKGLNISHYGILRQIQLLMNFFYEATVLLKLLIYPIGVLLRIFNVYLFYKMYFRDHYS comes from the coding sequence ATGAAAGACCTCCGCAGGTACCTGATGTTCAAATACATCCAGTATCTAGTCCTACCTTCTCCAAACATCGTCATCACTCTGCTGGGATCTCTTGCCAGTATCTATGCCATGCTGATATTGACATTTCCTTCAGTTTCCAGAAAATCCACTGCAGTGTTTATTGGTAGCATAGCTCAGGCAGACATCTTAGTTGGCTGCAGAATGTTTTCTGCCGTTTCAGCATGCATGATAAGGAGTGAGCCATCATCAGCTTCTTTTCAATCAGCCTTGAGGCAGAACTTCCAAATTGCAAATATAGATGCCAGTTCCCTTTTACTCAGCTGTGTTTCCCTTGAGGCTTTTCTGATTACTTTTCTTCTAGTAGAGACACGCCACATAAGGAACGTTAGATGTGCCAGAGTTGCTTCTAAAATCATCTGGGCTGTTGTAATTATTGAGTGTTTCCTTCATCAGCTTGAGTGTGTCAAAGGCCTTAACATCTCCCATTATGGCATTCTTAGGCAAATTCAGCTATTGATGAATTtcttttatgaggccacagtgcTGCTGAAATTGCTTATTTACCCCATTGGAGTTCTTTTAAGAATCTTCAATGTAtatcttttttataaaatgtatttccgAGACCATTATAGTTAG